Proteins co-encoded in one Brassica oleracea var. oleracea cultivar TO1000 chromosome C4, BOL, whole genome shotgun sequence genomic window:
- the LOC106338989 gene encoding uncharacterized protein LOC106338989, protein MFDDIAYQADDVPDLNFDDPDGEPTVGKLYASKQDCQIACAIYAIKERFHFRQTRTTRHSFVLTCHDTHFDWRILAQEVTNCGYYTIKKANLVHICPFDTCDLYKRRATSKVIAHVYRSRYGEPTLGPKSAQLQQMVLEDLRVSSASYMKCHRAKGKAIEATTGNAEDSYLELASYFERLKATNPGTVTAIETELDDFGQTRFLYAFLSFGASIRGFRRVRPVLIVDGTHLSGKYKGVLLTASRQDANFQVFPLAFAVVDGETDESWHWFLAKVERIIADSNALTIISDRNNSLLKAKQIVFPKAPHGACIVHIMRNVVSRFKNKCLAKMVCAAAFSYRRKDFNDNFGKIRQASASCAKYLEDIGTAKWSRTYFPGDRYNLLTSNVAEQLNNALSKSRASPVVELFMFIQRMLTRWFSARRTKSAKHRGAVTPEVEDVMQTHIRLTKGSKISNITSWSYQVKGVFGHTNTVSLDNKVCTCQVFQHLKIPCGHDLLAADSIGYPHSQLFGDCYKTQTWKETYAGVIYPEDLLGDHPLPPAIERLSLQPPKTRRPSGHPKDKRISSTGEIQVPKKTKLNRCGRCGVSGHNRTNCKVPI, encoded by the exons ATGTTTGATGATATCGCATACCAGGCTGATGATGTCCCTGACCTCAATTTCGACGACCCTGACGGCGAACCAACAGTGGGGAAGCTATATGCGTCCAAGCAAGACTGTCAAATTGCATGTGCTATCTACGCAATAAAGGAACGTTTTCACTTTAGGCAAACCCGCACCACAAGGCATTCATTTGTTCTTACCTGCCATGATACTCACTTTGATTGGAGGATCTTAGCACAAGAAGTCACCAATTGTGGTTACTACACTATTAAAAAGGCTAACCTTGTACACATCTGCCCCTTCGACACTTGTGACCTTTACAAAAGAAGAGCCACCTCAAAAGTCATCGCTCATGTTTACCGTTCCCGATATGGTGAACCAACCCTTGGTCCCAAATCAGCCCAGCTGCAACAGATGGTCTTGGAAGATCTTCGAGTCTCTTCTGCCTCATACATGAAATGCCACAGGGCAAAGGGAAAAGCCATCGAAGCCACCACGGGCAACGCTGAGGATTCCTATCTGGAGCTCGCCTCATACTTTGAGAGGCTGAAAGCCACTAACCCAGGTACCGTAACTGCCATCGAGACAGAATTAGATGATTTCGGCCAGACTCGTTTTCTTTATGCCTTCCTCTCTTTTGGAGCGTCCATTCGGGGTTTCCGTCGTGTACGCCCTGTACTCATTGTCGACGGCACACATCTATCCGGAAAATACAAGGGGGTCTTACTCACGGCCAGCAGGCAAGATGCCAACTTCCAG GTTTTTCCTTTGGCTTTCGCCGTCGTTGATGGGGAGACTGACGAATCATGGCACTGGTTCCTAGCCAAAGTCGAAAGGATTATTGCGGATTCCAACGCTCTCACTATCATATCAGATCGTAACAACTCCCTCCTCAAAGCTAAGCAGATCGTATTCCCAAAGGCACCCCACGGGGCCTGCATTGTTCACATCATGCGGAATGTTGTCTCACGATTCAAAAACAAGTGTCTGGCAAAAATGGTGTGCGCAGCAGCTTTCTCTTACAGACGTAAAGATTTCAATGACAACTTCGGCAAAATTAGACAAGCTAGTGCATCGTGCGCAAAATACCTCGAAGACATTGGGACTGCTAAATGGAGCAGAACATATTTCCCAGGGGACCGATACAACCTCCTCACTAGCAACGTCGCCGAACAACTCAATAATGCACTGTCCAAGTCGAGGGCTTCACCTGTTGTTGAGTTGTTCATGTTCATCCAAAGGATGTTGACTCGTTGGTTTTCAGCTAGGAGAACCAAATCAGCCAAACACAGGGGGGCTGTAACACCGGAGGTTGAGGATGTAATGCAGACACACATTAGGCTAACCAAAGGCAGCAAAATCTCAAATATTACTAGTTGGAGCTATCAAGTCAAAGGTGTTTTTGGTCACACCAACACTGTTTCTCTCGATAACAAAGTTTGCACATGCCAAGTATTCCAACACCTCAAAATCCCTTGCGGACATGATCTGTTGGCCGCTGATTCCATCGGTTATCCACATTCCCAACTTTTTGGAGACTGCTACAAAACCCAAACATGGAAAGAAACATATGCCGGCGTCATTTACCCCGAGGATCTTCTAGGGGATCACCCTCTGCCTCCAGCTATTGAACGTCTCTCCCTACAGCCTCCCAAGACCCGTCGCCCCTCTGGCCATCCTAAGGACAAACGCATCTCTTCCACAGGAGAAATACAG GTTCCAAAGAAAACCAAACTCAACAGGTGTGGTCGGTGTGGTGTCTCTGGCCACAACAGGACCAATTGCAAAGTCCCCATATAA